The sequence TGGTGCTGAATGGCCGCAACGCCGACAAACTGGAAGCGGCTGTGAATGCCCTCTGCGGCGAGGGGCTGAATGCAGTGGCCGCTGCCTTCGACGTGACGCAGGCGGCAGCGGTACAGGCAGGTGTGGCGGCGGTGCTGGATACAGGCCCCATCGATATTCTGGTCAACAATGCGGGAATTCAGCGCCGCGTTTCCCTGCTGGATCTGACACTGGATGTCTGGGACGAGGTGCTGAAGAACAACCTGACCTCGGCGCTGCTGGTCTCGAAGGCGGTGGCTCCTCAGATGATTGCGCGTGGCGGCGGCAAGATCATCTGCACGCTCTCGCTGATGAGCGAACTGGGCAGGCGCACCACCGGTCCCTATACCGCCAGCAAGGGCGGACTGAAGATGCTGGTCAAGGCCATGTGCGCCGAATGGGCCGAACACAACATCCAGATCAACGGAATCGGGCCGGGATATTTCGAAACCGAGATGACCGCTCCTCTGGTGCAGGACGAGCAGTTCAGCGGGTGGGTCCGGAGCCGTACTCCTGCCGGGCGCTGGGGTCAGCCGGCCGAACTTGCCGGGGCAGCGGTGTTTCTGGCATCGGGCGCGTCGAATTTCGTGAATGGGCAGATCATCTATGTCGACGGCGGCATGATGGCGGTCCTGTAAAGCTGGACGCACAAGACTGGTCATTGCTGCCAGGCAGTCATGTCGAAATACTGAAAACCAGAAGAGTGAGCCTGATAGGGAGGCTCACTCTTTGATCTGACTTTTTGGTGCAGAGCGCTGTTGTTCAGCGCCGAACAACAAGTTGAACGCTTTACTTCTTGCGGCTGTTCTTTTTGACAGTAACGCCCTGCTGACTGGCGCGGCCTTTGCCGAGCGCCTGGCCTTTGGTGTAGCTGGCTCCCATCTTGCGGCGAGTTTCGGCAGCCAGGCTCTTGAAGTCAATCAGTCCGGCTTCGATATTCTCGACGGTGGTCTGAATTTTGCCGCCCGTGCGTGCAGGCGTCAGTTCGCGGTTGATACTTTCAAACCAGCTCTCGAATTCTGGCGTGGCGTCGATGACCATATCGCGCACGCTGCGGCTATACGTATCGCCACTGCCACGTTTGCTGAATTTCTTGGGCAGAGTAAAACGCTCCGGCAAATCGCCCGCGTCGAACTCGCCTTCACGCACCGCTGCCCTCACTTGTTTCACGAAGGCGTCACTACGCTGGGGATTGTTCAATTTTTCGACCTGCTGACTTAGTTTGATATAGGGCATATCTTGAGTTATACAACATCGGCGGCTTGCTGTGAATACCCCGCTGCTGTGTCAACACATACAGCTGTCAACACAGAGAATGGGTGATCGCTCGCGTTCTTTCACAAAGAACATAAGATTGGTCTGTGCGAAACCGACTTGACCGCCTGATAGTGGCTCTGTCGTTGTGTGTGGCCCAGGTCAGTGTCTCTGTCATCCGTATATAGGCCGCTGCTATAAATCTGTCGTCCTAAAACGGCGGTTTGTCTCCGTATTTCTCTTGAATGACGGTGTTTTGGACCGCTACCCTGACCTCTGAACGGCCATGAATTCATTTTTGCCCGGTGTGTGTCATGTGTTTTTCATCGCTACCATAGTTGAGGAACAGCTGAACTGAAGGCTCCGCTGAATGCACACCGATAACGGCGGGGCGTCATCTTCGGTTGACGCTCCTGGCGATTCCTTCTAAACTCGACATGTCCGTATTCCTCTCAAGTTGACGAATTCAACTGCTCGTGTGCTGATGGTTGGCCGAGCAACCATTCGCCAATTCTGGGCCGTTTCTCGTGAGTGTACGTTTCCCGTCCACACAGTCTCCTTGGCCATACTGTGTCTGTTGCGGCGGGGACGAAAGGACTTCGATCATGCGCCAACCTCTTGCTCTGCTGGCTCTGACACTCAGCGCCGCTCTCGGAACTGCCGCCGCCGATAAAGTCACCACGCCCATTCCCATCGGAATCGGCGTGGCGCAGACCAGCAACACCGCACTTCTCGGACAGGAACAGGTGATCGGGGCGCGTTTTGCCGAGAAATACATCAATGCACGCGGCGGTATCAACGGCACACCCATCAAACTGATCTTTCAGGACACGGGCGGCGACGAGGCCGGGGCCATCAACGCCTTTCAGAACCTGATCACCAAAGACAAGGTGGTCGGCATCGTGGGGCCGACGCTCTCTCAGCAGGCGTTCTCCGCCGATCCCATCGCAGACCGCGCCAAGGTTCCCGTACTGGGGCCGAGCAACACTGCCAAAGGGATTCCCCAGATCGGGGCATTTATCGCCCGCGTGTCGGCTCCGGTCGCGGTGGTGGCTCCAAACGCCATCAGGCAGGCCCTCAAGCTCGATCCGAAGATCAAGAAGGTGGCGGTGCTGTATGCCCAGAACGACGCCTTCTCGGTCAGCGAAACCGGAACCTTTCAGGACACCGCCAAGGCGCAGGGCCTGACGGTGGCGACGGTGCAGAAATTCCTGACCACCGACACCGATTTCACCACCCAGGTCACGGCGGTCCTGAACGAGAATGTCGATCTGGTGATCGTGTCGGGCCTCGCCAACGACGGCGGCAATCTGGTCAAGCAGCTGCGGCAGCTGGGGTACAAGGGCAGCATTATCGGCGGCAACGGCCTGAACACCTCCAACATCTTCCCGGTCTGTCAGCAGTACTGCGACGGCATCATCATCGCGCAGGCGTACAGCCCCGCCCAGCCGAGCGCCAACAACCAGCTGTTCGTCAAGGAATACACCGCGCAGTACAAGAAGGCTCCGCCGCAGTTTGCCGCTCAGGCATTTACCGGCGTGCAGGTGATGGTCGATGCCCTGCGAATTCTGGACCGCAAGAAGAAGCTGGCCGACTGGGAACTGAGCGATCTGCGCGTGGCGCTGAACGCCCAGATTCTGGTGGGCAAGTACAACACCCCGCTGGGCGCGATCTCGTTCGACAAGGAAGGCGAGCTGAATCAGGCCGCCTTCTACGTCGCGCAGATCAAGATGAAGGACGCCAAGACCGGTACCTTCGTCTTCCTGAAGTAAAGAAGTGGGAAGCCGGGCGTGGAAGAGGGTCAGGCCGTGCCCACTCCCGGCTTCCGGGGGTTGAATGACCGATCTGCTGCAAAATCTGATCAACGGCCTCGCCATCGGCAGCGTGTATGCCATCTTCGCACTCGGGTACACGCTGGTCTTTTCCATTCTGGGCATCATCAACTTCGCACACGGCGCGGTGTTTACGCTCGGCGCGTATTTCACGTACACGCTGGTGGTCGGTCAGTTCGAGAACAACGGCCTGATCAAGGGCTTGAACCTGTTTCCTGCCGGTTCGCCGTTTCACGGTACGCCCTGGGCCTTTGCGCTGGCTGCCCTCCTCGGGGCCACGCTGTCGGGGCTGGTGGCTGTGCTGATCGAGCGGCTGGCCTTCCGGCCCATGCGGGCACGCGGCGCAGATCCGCTGCTGGCGCTGGTCAGCAGCCTGGGCGTGGCACTCGTCATCGTGAACCTGATTCAGATTCTGGTCGGGGCCGAGAGTTACAACTTTCCGCCCGACATCTACGGCGACCTGAAACCCGCGCTGATCCTGCACGTGGGCGGCAAGCTGATCGTGGTGCGAACTGTGCAGGTCATCATCTTTGCCGTCAGCATGCTGCTGCTGCTGATTCTGGGCTACGTGATCGGACGGACGCGCACCGGCAAGGCGCTGCGGGCGGTGGCCGAGAATCCCGCGACAGCCAGTCTGCTGGGCATCAGCGTGTCGCGCTTCATCGTCATCACCTTCTTTCTGTCGGGCTTTCTGGGCGGTCTGGCCGGAACGCTGGTGAGCACGGCGTTCAGCGTGGCGGGACCATATTTCGGCGTCACCTATGGCCTGAAAGGGCTGGCGGTGATCGTGCTGGGCGGCCTGGGCAGCATTCCCGGCGCGGTGGTGGGCGGTCTGGTCATCGGTCTGGCCGAGGCGTTTGTGCCTGCCCAGTACAGCGCCTACCGGGAGGCGGTGGCCTTCGCGCTGCTGTTCGTGATGCTGCTGCTGCGCCCTCAGGGGTTGTTGGGGCAGCGGCTGATTCAGAAGGTGTAGAGGCCGTGGGTCGTCGGCGACGCGCTCTGAGCAGCACAGAGCTTCGCTGCTGCCCGCTCTCCTGTCGCTCAGCGCTCGCTGCCCATTTCAGAAGGAGAACATGGATTTCCTGCAAACCTACGGCTTCCTGATCGTCACCATGCTTCAGCAGGGGCTGCTGGGTCTGAGCCTGTATTTTCCCCTGATGGCGGGCCAGCTGTCGCTCGCCAGTCCCGGTTTCTATGCGCTGGGCGGTTATATCGCGGCCATCATCCTGACCAGTCCGGCGTTTGCTGGCTGGCGAGACGCGCTGGGCGGCTGGATCTTCCCACTCACCTGGCTGCTGGCGGCGCTCGCCTCGGCGCTGCTGGGTGTCATCGTGGGCGTGCCTGCTCTGCGGCTGCGCGGCATCTATCTCGCGCTTGCCACCATCGCCTTCGTGCAGATTTTGCAGGTGGTCAGCCTGAATCTGGAGATCACCGGGGGCGCGGTGGGACTGTTCGGCATTCCGCAGGCGTTCGGCTTTGAAGACCGCTGGCAGTACATCTGGGTTTTCCTGCCGCTCACGGTGCTGGTGCTGCTGTTCGCCCGTCAGCTGGAGCGCTCGCGTGTGGGAAGGGCGCTGCGGGCCATCCGCGAGGACGAACTGGCCGCCGATGCGGTGGGGATTTCTCCGACCCGCTACAAGGTGCTGGCCTTTGTGATCGGAGCGGCGCTGGCAGGCATTGTCGGGGCCATGAGTGCGCCCTTCCTGAATACCTGGAATGCCCGGCAGGGCACCTTCGACGCCTCCATCGCCTTCCTCGCCTATACCCTGATCGGAGGCAGCCGCAGCCTGTGGGGGCCGCTGCTGGGCGGGGCACTGCTGTCCAGCCTGCCCGAGCTGCTGCGCGGTCTGGCCGACTGGCGGCTGGTCATCAACGGATTGGTACTGGTGGTCGCCAGTCTGTACCTGCCGCAGGGCATCGTGGGGGCGCTGTCGAGGTTGCGCCGACCCACACCGCCGAAGCGCCCGCCTGTTGCTCCACCGCCCACCCTGCCGCTCGGAGACGTGCCTTGAGCGTCCCGGTGTTGCAGCTCAGTGGTCTGACCCGCCGATTCGGGGGCCTGATCGCCGTCAACAACGTCTCGTTCGAGGTGCAGGAAGGTGAAATCTTCGGACTCATCGGGCCAAACGGAGCAGGAAAGACCACGCTCTTCAACCTGATGACCGGCCTGACACCGCCCAGCAGCGGCCGCCTGCTGTACCACGGTTCAGATATCACCGCCCAGCAGCCGCATACCATCGCAGAAAAAGGAATCGCGCGAACCTTCCAGAACATCCGGCTGTTCAAGTCGCTCAGCGCTCTGGAAAACATCAAGATCGCCCGCCATGCTCGGACCCGTGCTGGTCTACTGGCTGGCGTCTTCGGGCGCGACAGGGCCGAGGAACGTGCGGTAGACGAGCGGGCCTGGGCGCTGCTCGATCTGGTGGGCCTGAGCAACAAAGCCGGGCAGGAAGCGCAGAATTTCAGTTACGGCGATCAGCGGCGGCTGGAAATTGCGCGGGCGCTCGCCACCGATCCGCGGGTGCTGCTGCTCGACGAACCCGCCGCCGGAATGAATACCAGCGAAAAGGGCGAGCTGACCGCGTTTATCCGCCGCGTTCAGCAGGAATTTCGTCTGACGGTGCTGGTGATCGAGCATCATGTGCCGCTGGTCATGAAGCTGTGTGACCGGGTGGCGGTGCTGAATTTCGGGGAGCTGATCGCGGTGGGCGACCCGGCGAGCGTGCAGCGGGATCCGAAGGTCATCGAAGCGTATCTGGGCGGGTCATAACATGGGAGAACGGTAATGGCGCTGCTGGAACTGGACAACCTGAGCGTGAACTACGGCGCGGTTCAGGCGGTGCGCGACGTTTCGCTGACCGTCGAGGAAGGAGAAACCGTGACGCTGATCGGGGCGAACGGAGCCGGGAAGACCACCACGCTGCGGGCGATCTCACGGATGGTGCGGGCCAGCGAGGGCCACGTGCGCTTTGCCGGGCGCGATCTGGCCCGCCTGCCCCCGACGAGGCCGTGCGGCTGGGCATCGCGCAGAGTCCGGAAGGGCGGCAGGTGCTGGCGCGGCAGTCGGTGGAAGACAATCTGGTGCTGGGCGCGTACACCCGCCGGAACACCGCCGAGATACGCGCCGACCTCGAACGGCAGTACCGGCGGTTTCCGCGCCTGCGCGAGCGCCGTACCCAGCTCGCGGGCACGCTGTCGGGCGGCGAACAGCAGATGCTCGCCATCGCCCGCGCCCTGATGAGCCGCCCGAAACTGTTGCTGCTCGACGAGCCGAGCCTGGGTCTGGCTCCGATCATCGTGCTGGAGATTTTCCGCATCATTCAGGAGCTGAGCGAAGCGGGCGTGACCATGCTGCTGGTCGAGCAGAATGCCCGGCTCGCCATGCAGAACAGCCACCGCACCTACGTCATGGAGGCCGGGCAGATCATGTTCAGCGGCGCGTCTGCCGAGATGGTCAACGACGAACGCGTGATTCAGGCGTACCTGGGCGGCTAAGCAAAGGCTTCTCAATCATATCTTCATCTGAATTGTCGTTATCGTAAATCCCTTTGACAATCAGCTCATCTTCGGATGAAATAAGGCCACAATGAAACGCTTCCAATTTGCTGGGCGCCTCGGTGCCGTGGCCGTCCTGTCGCTGTCGCTGGCTTCGTGCAATCTCTTTGCTCAGACGACGCCGACACCGACCAACCGTACGTGGCAGGACGAGAGCATCTATTTTGCCCTGACCGACAGATTCGCCAACGGCGACCCCAGCAACGACAACGGGGCCAACCGGGACGCGGGCGACCGCGCCGACAAGACCAATCCGCTCGGCTGGCACGGCGGCGACTGGAAGGGCATTCAGCAGAAAATCGAGAGCGGCTATTTCAAGAGTCTGGGCTTCACGGCCATCTGGATCAGTCCGGTGGTGCTTCAGGTGCCGAGCATTCCGGTGGCCGACGGCCCCAACCAGGGCAAGCAGTTCGCCGGGTATCACGGGTACTGGGCCGAGGACTTCTTCAAGACCGATCCGCACTTCGGCAGCCAGGCCGACCTGAAAGCCCTGGTGGACAGCGCCCACAAGAACGGTCTGAAAGTCATTCAGGATGTGGTGGTCAATCACGCCGGTTACAATTCCTCGCTGACCACGCTGCACCCCGACTGGTTCCATACCCAGGCCGACTGCGCCGCCAGCACCAACACCGATCAGGACTGCGCTCTGGCGGGGCTGCCCGATTTCAAGCAGAACGTGCCCGCCGTGACCACCTACCTGAACGACTTCGTGAGCTACTGGCAGAAGAATGTGGGGATCGACGGACTGCGGATCGACACCATGAAGCACGTGACCGACGACTACTGGCGGCAGTTTTTCGCGGCGGGCGGCGCGGGCGATCCCAGCAAGCTGTGGTCGGTGGGCGAGGTCTTCAACGGCGATCCGGCGTTCGTGGCGCGGTACATGGATCAGCTGGGTGCGCCGAGCGTCTTCGACTTCCCGCTGTACTTCGCCATCAAGGACAACCTGTCGAGTGCGTCGGGCAGCCTCGACG is a genomic window of Deinococcus sp. KNUC1210 containing:
- a CDS encoding branched-chain amino acid ABC transporter permease, giving the protein MTDLLQNLINGLAIGSVYAIFALGYTLVFSILGIINFAHGAVFTLGAYFTYTLVVGQFENNGLIKGLNLFPAGSPFHGTPWAFALAALLGATLSGLVAVLIERLAFRPMRARGADPLLALVSSLGVALVIVNLIQILVGAESYNFPPDIYGDLKPALILHVGGKLIVVRTVQVIIFAVSMLLLLILGYVIGRTRTGKALRAVAENPATASLLGISVSRFIVITFFLSGFLGGLAGTLVSTAFSVAGPYFGVTYGLKGLAVIVLGGLGSIPGAVVGGLVIGLAEAFVPAQYSAYREAVAFALLFVMLLLRPQGLLGQRLIQKV
- a CDS encoding branched-chain amino acid ABC transporter permease, whose protein sequence is MDFLQTYGFLIVTMLQQGLLGLSLYFPLMAGQLSLASPGFYALGGYIAAIILTSPAFAGWRDALGGWIFPLTWLLAALASALLGVIVGVPALRLRGIYLALATIAFVQILQVVSLNLEITGGAVGLFGIPQAFGFEDRWQYIWVFLPLTVLVLLFARQLERSRVGRALRAIREDELAADAVGISPTRYKVLAFVIGAALAGIVGAMSAPFLNTWNARQGTFDASIAFLAYTLIGGSRSLWGPLLGGALLSSLPELLRGLADWRLVINGLVLVVASLYLPQGIVGALSRLRRPTPPKRPPVAPPPTLPLGDVP
- a CDS encoding ABC transporter ATP-binding protein, yielding MSVPVLQLSGLTRRFGGLIAVNNVSFEVQEGEIFGLIGPNGAGKTTLFNLMTGLTPPSSGRLLYHGSDITAQQPHTIAEKGIARTFQNIRLFKSLSALENIKIARHARTRAGLLAGVFGRDRAEERAVDERAWALLDLVGLSNKAGQEAQNFSYGDQRRLEIARALATDPRVLLLDEPAAGMNTSEKGELTAFIRRVQQEFRLTVLVIEHHVPLVMKLCDRVAVLNFGELIAVGDPASVQRDPKVIEAYLGGS
- a CDS encoding SDR family oxidoreductase; amino-acid sequence: MTLFDLTGRRALITGSSSGIGLELARGLAQHGADVVLNGRNADKLEAAVNALCGEGLNAVAAAFDVTQAAAVQAGVAAVLDTGPIDILVNNAGIQRRVSLLDLTLDVWDEVLKNNLTSALLVSKAVAPQMIARGGGKIICTLSLMSELGRRTTGPYTASKGGLKMLVKAMCAEWAEHNIQINGIGPGYFETEMTAPLVQDEQFSGWVRSRTPAGRWGQPAELAGAAVFLASGASNFVNGQIIYVDGGMMAVL
- a CDS encoding ABC transporter substrate-binding protein — encoded protein: MRQPLALLALTLSAALGTAAADKVTTPIPIGIGVAQTSNTALLGQEQVIGARFAEKYINARGGINGTPIKLIFQDTGGDEAGAINAFQNLITKDKVVGIVGPTLSQQAFSADPIADRAKVPVLGPSNTAKGIPQIGAFIARVSAPVAVVAPNAIRQALKLDPKIKKVAVLYAQNDAFSVSETGTFQDTAKAQGLTVATVQKFLTTDTDFTTQVTAVLNENVDLVIVSGLANDGGNLVKQLRQLGYKGSIIGGNGLNTSNIFPVCQQYCDGIIIAQAYSPAQPSANNQLFVKEYTAQYKKAPPQFAAQAFTGVQVMVDALRILDRKKKLADWELSDLRVALNAQILVGKYNTPLGAISFDKEGELNQAAFYVAQIKMKDAKTGTFVFLK